From a region of the Oncorhynchus mykiss isolate Arlee chromosome 32, USDA_OmykA_1.1, whole genome shotgun sequence genome:
- the LOC110487657 gene encoding zinc finger protein 436, with protein MELGNVMLDIEQVVLGEEVMTSATASTIKPQTVPAIQPYQHDSLQCFQCFITFCNAKAKERHMRKSHREEYKQSLQQTNTLFTCYVCDRTYSSSEELTQHQTSHSLEDKPFRCPHCQGSFRTFSELTVHRRQLCKERQCVCKECGMVFRGPNQLRTHRLTQHPQPLEEEEDDTKTHRCGKCGRGFEAEVDLVLHQENFAGDQHCDAKVPAKKRGRPPKKVSEAANGEKSGEAEEGGEESVANRGKGPGRPPKEELQIPCPEAECDLTFSSVALLRAHKKEKHGRPPQPRKAHPCSECEESYARQEQLKAHMARAHSSGRHNCPTCGKSFSRESNLKAHQKTHTEGEEATDKERR; from the exons ATGGAGTTGGGTAATGTTATGTTGGACATAGAGCAGGTCGTTTTGGGGGAAGAGGTGATGACCAGTGCCACAGCGTCCACCATCAAGCCACAGACTGTTCCTGCTATCCAACCCT ATCAGCATGACAGCCTACAGTGTTTTCAATGCTTCATTACGTTTTGTAATGCCAAGGCCAAGGAGAGGCACATGAGGAAGAGCCATCGTGAGGAATACAAGCAGTCGCTCCAACAG ACCAATACGCTGTTCACCTGTTATGTGTGCGATCGTACCtactcctcctctgaggagctgACACAGCACCAGACCTCACACAGCCTGGAAGACAAGCCCTTCCGCTGCCCCCACTGCCAGGGAAGCTTCCGGACCTTCTCTGAG TTGACAGTCCACCGGCGACAGCTGTGCAAGGAGCGACAGTGTGTGTGCAAGGAATGTGGCATGGTATTCCGGGGCCCAAACCAGTTACGCACCCACCGCCTCACCCAGCACCCCCAGCcactggaagaggaggaggatgacacCAAGACTCACCGTTGTGGCAAGTGTGGCCGCGGGTTTGAGGCGGAGGTGGATCTTGTGCTGCACCAGGAGAACTTTGCGGGGGATCAGCATTGCGATGCAAAGGTCCCGGCCAAAAAACGTGGCCGACCTCCCAAGAAAGTGTCTGAGGCAGCAAACGGAGAGAAGAGTGGTGAAgctgaggaggggggagaggagtcTGTGGCAAATAGAGGGAAAGGACCGGGGCGACCCCCTAAGGAGGAGCTCCAAATTCCCTGTCCTGAAGCTGAGTGTGACCTCACCTTCTCCTCTGTTGCCCTTCTCCGGGCCCACAAGAAGGAGAAGCATGGGCGGCCGCCTCAACCTCGCAAGGCTCACCCCTGCTCTGAGTGTGAAGAGAGCTATGCCCGGCAGGAGCAGCTCAAAGCCCACATGGCCAGGGCTCACAGCTCTGGCCGACACAACTGCCCCACCTGCGGCAAGAGCTTTAGTCGGGAGAGCAACCTAAAGGCACACCAGAAGACACACACTGAGGGAGAAGAGGCAACAGACAAAGAAAGGAGATAA